The window GCTTTGAGCCGCAATGATGCCCACAGGGTCACCAATGGTGGCAGGTTTTTGGGTGGCCAGGTTGCGTCCGTAACATTTGGCGCAGATGCCACGCTCGGCCTCACAAGTGAGAACAGAACGTACATGAACCGCGATTACGCCATGGTTTTGGATGGTGCGAGCCATTTTATTGCTGATTTCCTGGCCACTGTGGACCAGAATTTTGCCGGTAACAGGATCAATCACATCGTCAACAGCCGTCCTGCCTTGAATACGTTCGGCCAGGGTGGCAACCACTTCGTTTCCTTCCTTGAGGATATTCATGTGGATGCCGCGGCCTGTTCCGCAATCCTCCTTGGAGATGGTGGCATTTTGAGCCACGTCCACCAAGCGACGGGTCAAATAGCCGGCGTCCGCTGTTTTCAAAGCGGTGTCCGCCAAGCCTTTACGAGCACCGTGGGTGGAAACGAAGTATTCCAACACAGTCAGGCCATCACGGAAGTTTGATTTGATAGGGGTTTCAATCACTTCCGCACCACCGGTGGCGCCTATTTTAGCGGGTTTATCCATCAAGCCACGCATTCCGCCCAGCTGTTTGATCTGGTCTTTGCTGCCGCGTGCACCGGATTTGTACATCATATAGATGGAGTTTAAACCGCTTCTGCTGTGAGAGAGGTCTTCCATCATTTCGTCTGTGACGCGGACGGTGGTTTTTTTCCAAAGATCCACAACACGACCAAAGCGTTCACTTTCGGTGATGCCGCCTTTTTGGTAGAGATCAAAAACCTTTTTGACATCTTCCTCGGACTGGTCGATAATCTCGTCTTTGCGTTTGGGCACAATGATATCGCTAAAACTGAAGGTCACTCCAGCGCGGGTGGCATAGCCAAAGCCCACTTCTTTCAGTTCATCCAAAAACTGGGCTGTACGCCACTGACCCACAGCGTCAAAACATTGCATGGCGAGGTCGTTGAGTTTGCCTTTATCGTAAATCAGGTTCTGGAATCCCACTTCCGCGGGGATGATTTGGTTGAAAACCACACGTCCCACGGTGGTAACGATATATTCACCATCGATTTTCACCCTAATCCAAGTGTGAAGATCGAGCTCGCGCTCTCCCGGCACCTCGCCCTTCACGGAATATGTCTGTTCCTGTGATTCGTAGGCAGCGATAACCTCGTCCATGCCATAAAAATGGCGGAGCGTGGTGATATCGGTTGGTTCAGGTGTTACCTCCATGGTGAGGTAGTAGCAACCCAAAACGATGTCTTGGTTTGCCGCCATTGCCAACCTGCCGTTTGAGGGCAAAAGCAAATTTCGGGTGGAAAGCATCAGGATGCGGGCCTCAATCTGGGCTTCATGCGAAAGAGGAACGTATACGCCCATCTGGTCACCATCAAAGTCCGCGTTGAAAGGAACGCAGACCATCGGATGAATTTGGATGGCTTTGTCGTCGGTCAAAACTGGCATGAAAGCCTGGATTCCCAGCCGGTGAAGAGTGGGCGCACGGTTCAGCAATACGGGATAGTCTTTGATAACATCTTCCAGAATCGACCAAATCTCGGGCTGCTTTTTCTCGATGAGCTTCTTGGCGTTTTTCACCTTATCTGCTTCGCCCATTTTTTGCAGGCGTTCAATCAGATAAGGTTTGAAAAGTTCAACCGCCATTTCTTTGGGGATGCCACATTGATAGAGTTTTAGCTCCGGTCCCACTGTAATCACAGAGCGGCCAGAATAGTCAACACGTTTACCCAGCAAGTTTTGGCGGAAGCGTCCCTGTTTACCCTTCAATTGATCGGTCAGAGATTTCAGGGGACGATTGCCTCTACCCCGCACTGGACGTGCCTTACGAGAGTTGTCAATCAAAGCATCCACGGCTTCCTGGAGCATACGTTTTTCGTTGCGCAAAATCACTTCAGGGGCGCGAATATCCAAAAGCTGTTTCAAACGATTGTTGCGAGTGATGACCCTGCGGTAGAGATCATTGAAGTCCGCAGTGGCAAAGCGCCCGCCTTCCAGCGGGACCAATGGTCTGAGCGTGGGTGGTAAAACGGGCAGGGCTTCCATCACCATATATTCGGGTTTGTTTCCAGATTTTATGAAGGCGTCCACAATTCGAAGCTTGTTAATCAGCTTCTGTTTGTGTAGTGCCGCTTTTTCCATTTTGAGGCGGGAGCGGATATTAAGAGCTTCGTTATGAAGATCAATGCGCTCAAGCAACTCGCGAATGGCTTCGGCACCCATCATGGCAATGAAATTATCCCCCACTTTATCCCTAATCTCGTAATATTCATCCACTTCGATCAATTCATATTTTTCATAGGGGGTATCACCCGGGTCAATCACGATGAAGGATTCATAATAGAGGATGCGTTCCAAATCCTTCACGGTCATATCCAACAGAGTGCCAATCTTGCTGGGAGCGCTTTTTACGAACCAGATGTGCGCAATGGGTACCGCGAGGGCAATATGTCCCATACGGGTGCGGCGCACTCTGGAGCTGGTTACCAACACATTACAGCGATCGCAAACTGTGTTCTGAAAACGTTTTTTCTTATATTTTCCGCAGGCACATTCATAGTCCCGTTCGGGGCCAAAAATTCTTTCACAGAAAAGGCCGTCTTTTTCGGGTTTTAGGGTGCGGTAGTTTAAAGTATCGGGTTTGGTAACTTCGCCATGCGACCATTCGTTAATTATGGTTTCCGACGAAGCCAGTTTGATACGAACCAAATCATATTCGTTGGGGCGGATCTCACGGCGTGTGTCTTTCAACATGTTTACCTCACTTCGCCCTTTTCATTTTCCTTGAGAAACTCAATATCGAATCCCAAGGATTTAAGCTCACTGATAAGCACATTAAACGATTCTGGAACTCCCGGAGGCGGTGGGTTCTCTCCACGTGTGATGGCTTTAAAGGCATTGTTGCGTCCATCCACGTCGTCGCTTTTAATGGTGAGCATTTCTTCCAGAAGGTGGGCTGCGCCATAGGCTTCCAGTGCCCAAACCTCCATCTCTCCCAGTCTTTGACCGCCGTGTTGAGCTTTCCCACCCAAAGGCTGCTGCGTGATGAGCGAGTAGGGTCCAGTGGAGCGAGCGTGCATTTTGTCGGCCACAAGGTGGTTAAGTTTCATCATATAAATAATTCCCACAGTGACACGTTCCTTGAAAGGTTCGCCGGTTTTTCCATCGTACAATACCTGCTTGCCATCGGCGGGCAGATTCGCTTCTTTCAACGCGGCTTCGATTTCCTCCACGGAAGCACCATCGAAAATGGGAGTTTCCACTTCATAGCCCAAAACGTGGGCTGCCATGCCGAGGTGGGTTTCCATGATTTGACCGATGTTCATACGAGAAGGCACGCCCAGAGGATTCAAAACGATATCCACAGGGGTTCCATCTTCCATGAAAGGCATGTCTTCGATGGGAGCCACAATGGAGATAACACCTTTATTTCCATGACGTCCCGCCATTTTATCGCCCACTTCAATTTTGCGCTTTTTAGCCACAAATACTTTCACCATTTTGCGCACGCCATATTGGAGTTCGTCTCCATGTTTAATGCGTTCGCGGGATTTGCGGTAGATATTCTCGCTTTGCTCCAAGGACTGTTTTATCTTTAAGATGATTTCGCCGTAGATCTTGTCGTTTTCTTCCTGATCCTGCACCAGTTGTTCATCCATATCCAGTTTTTTGAAATTGATACGTGCGATATCGGCCTTGGTAATTTTTTTACCGGATGGAATGAAATAGATATTAGTCTTTTCGTCCCAGATGGTTTGCGCTTTTTGACCCAAGAGGGCGGCTGAAAGCTTTTCTGCCTTGAATTCCTCCACCTTCTTGCGGCGCAGGCTCAAGTCTTTTTTCAGCTTGGCATACTTTTCATCCTTGTCCTCATCCATTTCAATACCATCTTCCAAGCGGGAAAACACTTTCACGTCGATAACCACGCCTTCCATGCCAGGTTTGGCCTTCAGGGAGCTGTTTGTGAAATCCCCGGCGCGGTCGCCAAAAAGGGCTCGCATCAGGTTTTCTTCGGGTGAGGGGTCAATTTCTATGCTTTTGGGAGTCACTTTTCCAACGATGATATCACCAGCCTCGATTACCGAACCAACCCGGACAATGCCTGTTTTATCAAGATTTCTGAGGGCATAAGGTGGAACGTTGGGAATGTCGTATGCCAGTTCTTCACGGCCGTTTTTCACATTGCGAACCAACACTTCCATCTCTTCGATGTAGATGGAGGTGAGGCTGTCATCGCGGGCCACTTTTTCGCTTAAAATGATGGCATCTTCATAGTTATAGCCATACCAGGGCATGAAGGCAACCAACAGGTTGGCACCCAGCGCAAGACGGTTGTCTTCCACGCAGGCACCATCAGAAATAGGCTGACCTTTGCGAACTTGGTCGCCAATGCGAACCACAGGGCGCTGGTTGTTGCAGGTATCCTGGTTCGTACGCTCGAACTTTTTAAGTTCAATGCGATTGCCTGTGCCGAGGTAAAACACCTCGTCCTTTTCACTGAGCGGCTTGATTTCCACGTAGGCAGAGGTGACATTTGTCACAATGCCGTCGTAGGGTGCCACGGCAATGTTTGAAGTGTCCATGGTGGCAATTTTTTCCATGCCAGTGCCAACAATGGGCGCAACCGGATTGATTAACGGTACAGCCTGGCGTTGCATGTTCGAACCCATCAGGGCTCGGTTTGCGTCGTCATGCTCCAAAAATGGAATCATGGACGCGGAGACGGAAACCATTTGCTGAGGCGCAACATCCATGAAATGAACTTGTTTGGGATCGACCAGGATAAAATCGCCTTTGTCACGAGCAAAGACTGTTTCATTCGTAATCCGGCGATCTTCATCCAAAGTAATATCGCATTGGGCAATGATATATTTATCTTCCTGAACAGCGTCCAAAAAGACATATTCTGAGGTCACTTTTCCATCCACAATCTTGCGATATGGGGTTTCCATGAAACCAAACTGATTTATCCTCGAATAGATGGAAGGTGAAACAATGAGCCCGATATTTGGTCCTTCGGGAGTTTCGATGGGACAAATTCTGCCATAGTGGGTGGCGTGAACGTCACGAACCTCAAAACCAGCCCGTTCGCGGGTAAGCCCGCCGGGGCCAAGAGCGGAAAACGCTCTTTTATGTCTGAGGGAAGCCAGAGGGTTCGTCTGTTCCATAAATTGGGAAAGCTGGCCAGTGAGGAAAAATGATTGGACAACCGAGATGAGGGCATTGCTGTTCACCAAGTCATGAACGGTAACTTCATCAGTGTTCGAGATTGCCATGCGCTCCTGGATGATGCGGGAAACCATGGAAAGTCCCGTTTTGAACTGTTCTTCCAACAGTTCACCAACTGTGCGAACCCGGCGGTTTGAGAGGCTGTCGATATCGTCGATTTCATCCTGGTCATTGTAGATATTGACCAAGGTTTTGAAAATATGGACAAAATCCTCCACGCAAAGGGTCATGCAATTGGGATCCACATCGATATCCAGGCGAGTGTTGATTTTATAGCGCCCCACCTTGTCCAAATTATAACGTTTTTCGGTGAAAAACATACGGTCAACCAGGTCCTTCGCAGCCTCCAGGGTGGCGTCTTCGCCTGGCCTGATGAGGCTGTAGACCTTTTTCAGCGCGTCTTCCTGGTTTTCTGTTGGATCCTTGGCGATGGTGTTTTCCAATACTTTGCGGGCGATTTCAAAATCATAGTCAATCACCTCAACGGTTTTTATGCCGTGAGTTTCCAGGGTTTTCACAAGCGTATCGGTAATTTGTTCGTTCGCCAGAGCCACGGCATCTTCAACGCCTTTCACTGTGATATCTTTATAGAGGTGGCGACCCCTGGCTTTTTTCAAATTCAGCTTTTCTGTTTTATAGAATGTTTTACGCAAGTCTTCATTTGTGGAAATCCCGATGGCACGCAGGATAACAGTGACCGGCAGCTTGCGACGTTTATCGATATGAACATACATCACGTCGTGGATATCGATGTTGAATTCCAGCCAGGAACCGTTATATGGAATCACTTTGGCGGAATAAAGAGTCTTGCCGCTGGGATGTTTGCTTTCCGAGAAAAAGACGCCGGGTGAACGCTGAAGCTGGGAAATCACAACCCTTTCAGCTCCATTGATGATGAAGGTGCCCTGGTCTGTAATCAGGGGCACTTCACCCAAAAACACTTCCTGTTCAATAACGTCTTGAACCAGGCGTTCTTCTTCGGTTTGCTCATAGATGGATAGCCGCAGCCGCACTTTCAGCGGTGCCTGGTAGGAAAGGTTTCTTTCGCGGCATTCATCAATTGAATATTTTTCCTGCAGAACATTGTATTCCATGAATTCCAACTGGAAATTGCCCTTGTTATCCTCAATGGGGAAGGTGGATTCAAAAACAGCCTGAAGACCTTTCTTCTCACGGCTTTGAGGACGGATGTCCTTTTGTAAAAAATAGTCGAACGAATCCACTTGCATAGCCAGCAGATTGGGAATTTCCACTTCCGGGATGCCAAGCTCGGCAAAGCGGCCGGATATCTTGGAAAAACTCTTGATCTTTCTCAAAAGCTCACTCCTTTGCGGTCTCTAACCGTCTCGTGAATAGTGTGTTGCTTGCGCACTCTCGATTGTGCAAAGTGAATAATCTGCCAAAAATCGAGGTGTTGGCGGGACAATGAGAACAGATTTGCGAATTTAGACATAACAAGTCCAAAAAAAGTCCCGGGGGACTTTTTTTGGACATCGTATAAGGGATTTCAGCCCTATTTAACTTCGACAGAAGCACCGACTTCTTCGAGTTTTTTCTGAACTGATTCCGCTTCTTCTTTGCTGACTTTTTCCACAACCATTTTGGGCGCGCCGTCAACCAGATCTTTGGCTTCCTTCAGCCCAAGTTTGGTGATCTCACGCACAACCTTGATAACGTTGATCTTTTTCTCGCCTGCGCTGTTCAGAATGACGTCAAATTCGGTCTGTTCTTCCTTGGCTTCAGGGCCAGCTGCGGGAGCGGCGGCAACAGCAACGGGAGCGGCGGCGGAAACGCCAAATTTCTCTTCCATCGCTTCAACGAGTTCAGCAACTTCAAGCAGACTCATTTCAGAAATCAGGTCAATTACTTGAGTTATTTTATCGGACATTTTTTCCTCCAGGAAATTATATATTTTGGTTAGCTTGCCTTGGTTTTGGCAATGGCATCAAGCGCGTAGACTAATTTACGGGCGACACCTTGTGATGCGTTCAGGAAGTTTGTGATCGGGGCATTCAAGCTGCCCATGACCTTGGATAGGAGTTCATCGCGGGTGGGCAGTTTTGCCAGGGAAATCAACTGGGCTTGGTCATAGACCTGACCAGCCACAAATCCAACCTTAAAACTGGGAAACTCCGCGTCTTCCATCACTTCCTTAATGAATTTGACCAGCACTCTGGCGGGGGCAACCTCATCGCTTTTGCAGATGGCAAGCGCAGTGGGTCCCACCAAAAATTCGTCAAGTTCGTTGATGCCCAAATCGTTCAGGGCTATCTTGATCAGGGTGTTCTTTTGAACCAGGTAATCCACTTCCACGTCACGATAGTTGTTCCGCAGTTGGCTCACCTGTTCCACATTTATTCCCTTGTAATCCACCAGTACGATCGCTTTGGCGCCTTCTAAACGTTCTTTCAATTGTGCAACAATGTCATATTTAACATTTTGAACCATTTTTCTCTCCTTTAGCTCTTCGCTGCCAGAGTTGCGCTTGCGATTTGCAGCTTGATCCCGGGACCCATGGTGGTGCAAAGAGTTATGCTCTTGATGAACACGCCTTTCATTGTGGGCGGGCGTTCTTTCAATATCGCTGCCAGGATGGCTTTGATATTGTCTCTGAGCATCTCTGGGGAAAAGCTGATTTTTCCAGCGGGGATGTGCAAATTCGCAAATTTGTCCACCCTGTAGGCGATTTTACCGCCCTTGCTTTCCTCAACGGCTTTTCCGATGTCCATGGTCACGGTACCAACCTTTGGATTGGGCATCAGGCCGCGCGGACCCAACACCCTTCCCAGTTTGCCGATTTTGCCCATCATCGTGGGTGTGGTGATCACGACGTCGAATTCGAACCATCCGCCCGAAATCTTTTCCATCAGATCATCCAAGCCAACGTGATCGGCACCGGCATTCCTGGCCTCGTCTGCCTTTTCGCCTTCTGCAAAAACCAAAACACGCGAAATCTTGCCCGTTCCATGGGGCAAAACAAGCGAATTTCGGATTTGCTGATCGGCTTTGCGGGGATCGACCCCCAGATTCAGATGAACTTCAACCGTCTCATCGAATTTTGAAGTCGGAACGGCTTTCAAAATCTTGAGCGCTTCGTCAAGTTCATAGCGTTTCTGGCGGTCATACATCCCGTAGGCAGTGTTGTACCTTTTGCTATGTTTCATTGACTCTCCTTATGAATATTATCTCCTGCACAAGGCGGGTCAGTCGTCAACGACGACTCCCATACTCCTTGCAGTGCCAGCGATCATACTCATAGCAGATTCAAGGGTATTACAGTTTAAATCCTGCATTTTCTGCTGGGCGATATTGCGCAGCTGTTCTTGATTGATGTGTCCCACCTTTTCTTTATTTGGTGTGGACGAACCTTTGGCCAAACCGGCCTCTTTCTTGATCAAAATCGACGCAGGTGGTGTCTTGATCTCAAAAGTGAAGGATTTATTTTTGGCGACATAAATAACCACGGGGAAAATCATCCCGGGCTGGTCGGCTGTTTTTTCATTGAACTGGCGGCAAAATTCGGGAATATTCACTCCCACCTGGCCCAAAGCCGGTCCAACCGGAGGGGCCGGGGTCGCTTTGCCAGCGGGAAGCTGAAGCTTCAGCATTGCCACAACGTCTTTAGGTTTCGCCATTTTTATTCCTCAATGTTTATTTTTTCAAAATTTCCACTTGGTTGGCACTAAGCTCAACCGGGGTACGCCTGCCAAACACAGTCACGTCGATCACCAGCTTTTGGCCGTCGTCTGCAACCTTTTGCACGATTCCTTCAAAATCCGTGAAGGGGCCAGTGGTAACCTTAACCATATCACCGGGCATGTAATCGAACAATTTACCCGGCTCTTTTTCTCTGTCCGCGATGCCCAGAAGGCGGTTAACTTCTTCTTCGTCCAAAGGGATGGGGTCTTTATGATCCCTGCTTTGGCCCAAAAACTTTGTGACCCCAGCGATGCCCAAAATGTAGGTGCGAAGCTGCGGAGTCAAATCCGCTTCGATGAAAACGTAGCTGGTGAACAGTTTGCGTTCCTGCTCCACCCTCTTGCCTTCGCGAATGATGAAGGCCTTTCGCAGCGGCACAAGCAACTGCCCCACATGGTTCGCGAGCTCGGTTCCTTCCAGCCCTTTTTCGATGGCTGTTTTCACCTTGTTCTCATGCGAAGAATAGGTATGGATCGCATACCACTTCATTGCCTCTGCCATTTTCCCTCTTTAAAAAAGAAGTTTCACCAATTGGCCAAAGCCAAAATCCACCAAAGCCAAAAACAGCGCCACGATACCAGAAATAACGATCACAACGACCGTTCCTTCCCTGATGTCGTCCATGGTGGGCCAGGACACTGCGCGCATTTCACTTGCCACATCATGAAAAAAGTGGCCAATCTTATTGAACATGGTTTTCATTGTTTCACCATTAAGGGAGCCAGGCTCCGCTCAAAATAAAATGTGGCAGGACAGGCAGGAATCGAACCCGCAACCCCCGGTTTTGGAGACCGGTGCTCTACCAATTGAACTACTGTCCTGCAACATATATTTAGCGCTGTTTGTGCAGCGTGTGTTTCCGGCAGTTGGGGCAAAACTTTTTCAGCTCCAATCTGCTGGGATGCTTGCGCTTGTTACGTGTGGTTGTGTAATTGCGGTTTTTGCAATCCTCGCAAGCCAAGATAATGATATCTCTCATTTTAGATCATCCAGGGCTTATTCGACGATGGCGCCAACCACGCCGCTTCCGATGGTCCGACCGCCTTCGCGGATGGCGAAACGCAGACCCTGCTCCATGGCGATGGGAGTGATGAGTTCAGCGGTGATTTCAACGTTATCACCAGGCATAACCATCAACACACCATCGGGAAGGGTCAGAGAACCGGTCACGTCGGTGGTACGGAAATAGAACTGGGGACGATATCCCGTGCGGAAGGGATTCTTGCGTCCACCTTCCTCAGCGGTCAGAACGTAGGTCTGTCCGGTGAATCTGATGTGAGGGGTGATGGATTTGGGTTTGGCCAAAACCATTCCACGCTCAACGTCATCTTTGGCGAATCCGCGCAGCAGAACGCCA is drawn from Candidatus Cloacimonadota bacterium and contains these coding sequences:
- the rpoB gene encoding DNA-directed RNA polymerase subunit beta; amino-acid sequence: MRKIKSFSKISGRFAELGIPEVEIPNLLAMQVDSFDYFLQKDIRPQSREKKGLQAVFESTFPIEDNKGNFQLEFMEYNVLQEKYSIDECRERNLSYQAPLKVRLRLSIYEQTEEERLVQDVIEQEVFLGEVPLITDQGTFIINGAERVVISQLQRSPGVFFSESKHPSGKTLYSAKVIPYNGSWLEFNIDIHDVMYVHIDKRRKLPVTVILRAIGISTNEDLRKTFYKTEKLNLKKARGRHLYKDITVKGVEDAVALANEQITDTLVKTLETHGIKTVEVIDYDFEIARKVLENTIAKDPTENQEDALKKVYSLIRPGEDATLEAAKDLVDRMFFTEKRYNLDKVGRYKINTRLDIDVDPNCMTLCVEDFVHIFKTLVNIYNDQDEIDDIDSLSNRRVRTVGELLEEQFKTGLSMVSRIIQERMAISNTDEVTVHDLVNSNALISVVQSFFLTGQLSQFMEQTNPLASLRHKRAFSALGPGGLTRERAGFEVRDVHATHYGRICPIETPEGPNIGLIVSPSIYSRINQFGFMETPYRKIVDGKVTSEYVFLDAVQEDKYIIAQCDITLDEDRRITNETVFARDKGDFILVDPKQVHFMDVAPQQMVSVSASMIPFLEHDDANRALMGSNMQRQAVPLINPVAPIVGTGMEKIATMDTSNIAVAPYDGIVTNVTSAYVEIKPLSEKDEVFYLGTGNRIELKKFERTNQDTCNNQRPVVRIGDQVRKGQPISDGACVEDNRLALGANLLVAFMPWYGYNYEDAIILSEKVARDDSLTSIYIEEMEVLVRNVKNGREELAYDIPNVPPYALRNLDKTGIVRVGSVIEAGDIIVGKVTPKSIEIDPSPEENLMRALFGDRAGDFTNSSLKAKPGMEGVVIDVKVFSRLEDGIEMDEDKDEKYAKLKKDLSLRRKKVEEFKAEKLSAALLGQKAQTIWDEKTNIYFIPSGKKITKADIARINFKKLDMDEQLVQDQEENDKIYGEIILKIKQSLEQSENIYRKSRERIKHGDELQYGVRKMVKVFVAKKRKIEVGDKMAGRHGNKGVISIVAPIEDMPFMEDGTPVDIVLNPLGVPSRMNIGQIMETHLGMAAHVLGYEVETPIFDGASVEEIEAALKEANLPADGKQVLYDGKTGEPFKERVTVGIIYMMKLNHLVADKMHARSTGPYSLITQQPLGGKAQHGGQRLGEMEVWALEAYGAAHLLEEMLTIKSDDVDGRNNAFKAITRGENPPPPGVPESFNVLISELKSLGFDIEFLKENEKGEVR
- the secE gene encoding preprotein translocase subunit SecE, translating into MFNKIGHFFHDVASEMRAVSWPTMDDIREGTVVVIVISGIVALFLALVDFGFGQLVKLLF
- the rpmG gene encoding 50S ribosomal protein L33, which encodes MRDIIILACEDCKNRNYTTTRNKRKHPSRLELKKFCPNCRKHTLHKQR
- a CDS encoding 50S ribosomal protein L1, producing MKHSKRYNTAYGMYDRQKRYELDEALKILKAVPTSKFDETVEVHLNLGVDPRKADQQIRNSLVLPHGTGKISRVLVFAEGEKADEARNAGADHVGLDDLMEKISGGWFEFDVVITTPTMMGKIGKLGRVLGPRGLMPNPKVGTVTMDIGKAVEESKGGKIAYRVDKFANLHIPAGKISFSPEMLRDNIKAILAAILKERPPTMKGVFIKSITLCTTMGPGIKLQIASATLAAKS
- the rpoC gene encoding DNA-directed RNA polymerase subunit beta', coding for MLKDTRREIRPNEYDLVRIKLASSETIINEWSHGEVTKPDTLNYRTLKPEKDGLFCERIFGPERDYECACGKYKKKRFQNTVCDRCNVLVTSSRVRRTRMGHIALAVPIAHIWFVKSAPSKIGTLLDMTVKDLERILYYESFIVIDPGDTPYEKYELIEVDEYYEIRDKVGDNFIAMMGAEAIRELLERIDLHNEALNIRSRLKMEKAALHKQKLINKLRIVDAFIKSGNKPEYMVMEALPVLPPTLRPLVPLEGGRFATADFNDLYRRVITRNNRLKQLLDIRAPEVILRNEKRMLQEAVDALIDNSRKARPVRGRGNRPLKSLTDQLKGKQGRFRQNLLGKRVDYSGRSVITVGPELKLYQCGIPKEMAVELFKPYLIERLQKMGEADKVKNAKKLIEKKQPEIWSILEDVIKDYPVLLNRAPTLHRLGIQAFMPVLTDDKAIQIHPMVCVPFNADFDGDQMGVYVPLSHEAQIEARILMLSTRNLLLPSNGRLAMAANQDIVLGCYYLTMEVTPEPTDITTLRHFYGMDEVIAAYESQEQTYSVKGEVPGERELDLHTWIRVKIDGEYIVTTVGRVVFNQIIPAEVGFQNLIYDKGKLNDLAMQCFDAVGQWRTAQFLDELKEVGFGYATRAGVTFSFSDIIVPKRKDEIIDQSEEDVKKVFDLYQKGGITESERFGRVVDLWKKTTVRVTDEMMEDLSHSRSGLNSIYMMYKSGARGSKDQIKQLGGMRGLMDKPAKIGATGGAEVIETPIKSNFRDGLTVLEYFVSTHGARKGLADTALKTADAGYLTRRLVDVAQNATISKEDCGTGRGIHMNILKEGNEVVATLAERIQGRTAVDDVIDPVTGKILVHSGQEISNKMARTIQNHGVIAVHVRSVLTCEAERGICAKCYGRNLATQKPATIGDPVGIIAAQSIGEPGTQLTLRTFHIGGAASTATDLAEVASNHDGIVKFDRMNTVTNIDDQLISVSHLGRILVCEEEDESKVLEEYKVEYAATVHVRDGQKIAMNTKILSWDQFNNPLISTGKGVLHYENFIKDITYKEEYNDITFSHDIVIIESKDRKKQPQFRIVGESGSSVLIPLPTDLVVRVTDGSFVHT
- the rplL gene encoding 50S ribosomal protein L7/L12 is translated as MSDKITQVIDLISEMSLLEVAELVEAMEEKFGVSAAAPVAVAAAPAAGPEAKEEQTEFDVILNSAGEKKINVIKVVREITKLGLKEAKDLVDGAPKMVVEKVSKEEAESVQKKLEEVGASVEVK
- the nusG gene encoding transcription termination/antitermination factor NusG, coding for MKWYAIHTYSSHENKVKTAIEKGLEGTELANHVGQLLVPLRKAFIIREGKRVEQERKLFTSYVFIEADLTPQLRTYILGIAGVTKFLGQSRDHKDPIPLDEEEVNRLLGIADREKEPGKLFDYMPGDMVKVTTGPFTDFEGIVQKVADDGQKLVIDVTVFGRRTPVELSANQVEILKK
- a CDS encoding 50S ribosomal protein L10; protein product: MVQNVKYDIVAQLKERLEGAKAIVLVDYKGINVEQVSQLRNNYRDVEVDYLVQKNTLIKIALNDLGINELDEFLVGPTALAICKSDEVAPARVLVKFIKEVMEDAEFPSFKVGFVAGQVYDQAQLISLAKLPTRDELLSKVMGSLNAPITNFLNASQGVARKLVYALDAIAKTKAS
- the rplK gene encoding 50S ribosomal protein L11, producing the protein MAKPKDVVAMLKLQLPAGKATPAPPVGPALGQVGVNIPEFCRQFNEKTADQPGMIFPVVIYVAKNKSFTFEIKTPPASILIKKEAGLAKGSSTPNKEKVGHINQEQLRNIAQQKMQDLNCNTLESAMSMIAGTARSMGVVVDD